In Comamonas sp. lk, the following proteins share a genomic window:
- a CDS encoding IS3 family transposase (programmed frameshift), with translation MNAQRYPEEFRIEAVKQILEHGHSAADVSRRLGVSTHSLYKWIRLQQIPAAQRQEQVSQSEELRRIKAELKRVTEERDILKKAGGVLRSPVRLKYAFIAKHQLIYSVVRMCRVLQLHPSGYYAWRVRPLSQRAADDQRLLGLLKQAWLESGGVYGYRKLTLDMRDLGETCSRHRVARLLRCEGLKAQRGYGRRPRVRGGAPAVVAPNLLSQQFTVHAPNKVWVTDITYISTHEGWLYLATVIDLFSRQVVGWATGSRIDTQLPLDALHMALWRRRPCNTVTVHSDQGCQFTSHEWQRFLASHNLQSSMSRRGNCHDNAVAESFFQLLKRERIRRKTYPTRQEAHSDVFSYIEMFYNPIRRHSSADGLSPIEFERRNSVRLAAI, from the exons ATGAACGCACAACGCTACCCAGAAGAATTCAGGATTGAGGCCGTCAAGCAAATCTTGGAACACGGCCACAGCGCAGCCGACGTCTCACGCCGTTTAGGCGTGAGCACGCATAGTCTGTATAAGTGGATTCGACTGCAGCAAATCCCCGCAGCTCAGCGGCAGGAGCAAGTCAGTCAAAGCGAAGAATTACGCCGTATCAAAGCAGAACTCAAAAGGGTCACCGAGGAGCGTGACATCCTAAAAAAAGCGG GCGGCGTACTTCGCTCGCCAGTGCGACTGAAGTACGCCTTCATTGCCAAGCACCAGTTGATTTACAGCGTTGTGCGCATGTGCCGGGTGCTGCAATTGCACCCCAGTGGTTACTACGCTTGGAGGGTTCGGCCGCTCAGTCAACGTGCGGCCGATGACCAGCGTCTATTGGGCCTTCTAAAGCAGGCATGGCTAGAAAGCGGTGGCGTATATGGCTACCGCAAGTTGACATTGGACATGCGTGACTTAGGCGAGACCTGCAGCAGGCACCGGGTAGCAAGACTGCTGCGCTGTGAGGGATTAAAGGCTCAGCGAGGCTACGGACGACGCCCTCGTGTGCGAGGAGGTGCTCCAGCAGTCGTGGCTCCCAACTTACTATCGCAGCAGTTCACCGTGCATGCTCCGAACAAAGTCTGGGTGACTGATATCACCTATATCAGCACTCATGAGGGGTGGCTGTACCTGGCAACGGTAATTGACCTGTTCTCACGCCAAGTTGTTGGCTGGGCAACAGGTAGCCGCATTGATACCCAGCTGCCCTTGGATGCATTGCATATGGCGCTCTGGCGTAGAAGACCATGCAATACCGTGACCGTGCACTCTGACCAAGGCTGCCAATTTACAAGCCATGAATGGCAGCGCTTCCTTGCTAGCCACAACCTGCAATCGAGTATGAGCAGGCGAGGAAACTGTCACGACAACGCAGTTGCTGAAAGTTTTTTTCAGTTGCTTAAGCGGGAGCGCATCCGCAGAAAAACCTATCCTACGAGGCAAGAGGCGCACAGCGATGTCTTCAGCTACATCGAAATGTTCTACAACCCCATTCGCAGACATTCGTCTGCTGATGGTCTGTCTCCAATAGAGTTTGAGAGACGTAATTCCGTGAGGCTGGCAGCTATCTAA
- a CDS encoding TnsD family Tn7-like transposition protein — translation MIHWLFGSASTFREAQSNTPQPQKLCSFGFADSLQPADIDVIAQPGQGHSIDLTAVTQACKGIGSETQATTLQGGDAFTVGQDVSPLMLPAIDAAASRKLRLCKGDAEIAVQMGVSLEAISQIELPEDDARSSRNQAQKDKTDRRDQERAIWLSLLKASGFRGITWMIKKAQSTHTWLYRNDRIWLDKYKPPFLPKGAKVRGVTVDWDARDKLLSSLVRDTTLLLLKEQGARRIFFWQLYQKIPELLAKKDSLHRLPLTRQAVQDALGAHQSFRKMLD, via the coding sequence GTGATTCACTGGTTGTTTGGCAGTGCATCCACGTTCAGAGAAGCTCAATCCAACACCCCGCAACCCCAAAAGTTGTGCTCCTTTGGTTTCGCTGATTCCTTGCAGCCGGCGGATATTGACGTCATTGCGCAGCCAGGTCAGGGGCACTCAATCGACTTGACTGCGGTGACTCAAGCTTGCAAAGGTATTGGCTCAGAGACTCAAGCCACCACATTGCAGGGAGGTGATGCATTCACCGTAGGGCAGGACGTTTCACCGTTAATGCTCCCCGCAATTGATGCTGCAGCGAGCCGGAAACTACGCCTTTGCAAAGGTGATGCCGAGATTGCTGTGCAGATGGGTGTCTCGTTGGAGGCAATCTCACAGATTGAGTTGCCCGAAGATGATGCTCGTTCCAGTCGGAACCAAGCTCAAAAGGACAAAACAGATAGGAGAGACCAGGAGCGAGCTATCTGGCTTAGCTTATTGAAAGCTTCAGGCTTTCGAGGCATCACTTGGATGATTAAAAAGGCGCAGAGCACTCATACTTGGCTTTATCGCAATGATCGCATTTGGCTAGACAAGTACAAGCCGCCCTTCCTGCCTAAAGGAGCAAAGGTAAGAGGAGTGACTGTGGATTGGGACGCTCGTGACAAACTCTTAAGTAGCTTGGTGCGGGACACCACGCTGTTGTTGCTCAAAGAGCAGGGTGCTCGGCGTATCTTTTTCTGGCAGCTGTATCAAAAGATCCCGGAACTTCTTGCCAAGAAAGATTCTTTGCATCGGTTGCCGCTTACACGACAGGCGGTTCAGGATGCTTTGGGAGCTCATCAAAGTTTCAGAAAAATGCTGGATTGA
- a CDS encoding enoyl-CoA hydratase, whose protein sequence is MTEHVTVNSAQNVLTLTLNRPEKMNALTNAMYARLADAIAGAENNTSVRVIVIRGEGGMFTSGNDLGEFSAVASGKAGSEERHSSRFLRALASSTRPLVAAVNGRAVGVGTTMLLHCDFVLLADDALLSTPFVNLALVPEAASSLLLPARIGYARAYEMFALGMPVTAEQAASWGIANRVVPTADLHQEAQKIAQLLASRAAGSLKLTKGLMKQRESVASQMDLEGAQFVECLKSPEAREAFAAFAQKRAPDFSQISA, encoded by the coding sequence ATGACTGAGCATGTAACCGTCAATTCAGCCCAGAATGTCTTGACCCTCACTCTGAACAGACCAGAGAAGATGAATGCACTGACCAACGCGATGTACGCGAGGTTAGCTGATGCAATTGCAGGCGCCGAGAACAACACATCCGTTCGAGTTATCGTGATTCGAGGCGAAGGTGGCATGTTCACCTCTGGCAACGATTTGGGCGAATTTTCCGCAGTGGCTTCCGGGAAAGCAGGCAGTGAAGAACGCCATTCATCTCGGTTTCTGCGTGCTCTCGCCAGCTCAACGCGCCCGTTGGTAGCAGCTGTGAACGGACGTGCCGTGGGAGTGGGGACAACAATGCTGTTGCACTGCGACTTCGTGCTTCTCGCCGACGATGCACTGCTGTCCACACCCTTCGTCAATTTGGCGCTAGTCCCCGAGGCGGCTTCGAGCTTGCTCCTGCCTGCCCGCATTGGCTACGCACGAGCTTACGAGATGTTTGCTTTGGGCATGCCTGTGACTGCTGAGCAGGCAGCGTCCTGGGGCATCGCGAATCGCGTTGTACCAACGGCGGATTTACATCAGGAGGCCCAGAAAATTGCACAGCTTCTTGCCAGCCGCGCCGCTGGATCATTGAAGCTGACAAAAGGTCTGATGAAACAAAGAGAGTCCGTTGCAAGTCAGATGGACCTGGAAGGTGCCCAGTTCGTCGAGTGCCTCAAGAGCCCTGAAGCTCGCGAAGCCTTTGCTGCCTTTGCACAGAAAAGAGCACCTGATTTCTCGCAGATTTCGGCTTAG
- a CDS encoding tripartite tricarboxylate transporter substrate binding protein encodes MKLIYSLLTACAALTLAGQTAAQPSYPSQPIKLVVPFPAGGDSDILGRLLAQKLGTGLKQSVMVDNRPGATGIIGVETVAKAKPDGHTLLLTLAATHTMLPHLHSRMSYDALKDFVPIGMAVRSAIVLVVDPSLPVKSLSELTALAKAKPGKLSYASWGNGSGGHLIGEAVKSRVGVDLIHVPYKGVAPAMNDLMAGHIPVMFTGLSSALPYIKAGKMRALALVTKQRVPTLPDVPTLIEQGVDFEAESWYGLFAPAGTPAATIKQLNTELNKALELPDLRDRLMSINFLPQPTTSEQFSDIINNDYAKWGKIINTIGIKID; translated from the coding sequence ATGAAACTCATCTATTCGCTTCTGACAGCCTGTGCTGCCTTGACCCTCGCAGGCCAAACCGCAGCCCAACCCAGCTACCCGAGCCAGCCGATCAAGCTGGTCGTGCCATTTCCCGCTGGCGGCGACTCCGACATTCTGGGCCGCCTCCTGGCACAAAAGCTCGGCACAGGACTCAAGCAGTCCGTCATGGTGGATAACCGCCCCGGGGCCACCGGAATCATCGGTGTGGAAACCGTCGCCAAGGCCAAGCCCGATGGCCATACCCTGCTGTTGACGCTGGCAGCGACCCATACGATGCTGCCTCACCTGCATTCGCGAATGTCCTATGACGCACTCAAAGATTTCGTACCCATCGGAATGGCTGTTCGGTCCGCCATCGTATTGGTGGTAGACCCGTCCCTGCCCGTCAAATCCTTATCCGAGCTAACCGCACTTGCGAAAGCCAAGCCGGGCAAGCTCTCCTATGCGTCTTGGGGCAATGGCTCTGGCGGCCATCTCATCGGCGAGGCTGTCAAATCCCGGGTGGGCGTGGACCTCATCCACGTGCCCTACAAAGGCGTCGCCCCCGCAATGAACGACTTGATGGCTGGCCATATCCCGGTCATGTTCACGGGGCTGAGTTCGGCACTGCCCTATATCAAAGCTGGGAAAATGCGCGCGCTGGCCCTCGTGACGAAACAGCGGGTTCCGACACTGCCAGATGTGCCGACCTTGATCGAGCAAGGGGTCGATTTCGAAGCGGAATCCTGGTATGGGCTGTTTGCGCCAGCCGGCACTCCGGCCGCGACTATCAAGCAACTGAACACGGAGCTCAACAAGGCGCTGGAACTGCCTGATCTCCGAGACCGCCTAATGTCAATCAACTTCCTTCCGCAGCCGACCACATCGGAGCAGTTCTCAGACATCATTAACAATGACTATGCGAAGTGGGGAAAGATCATCAACACAATCGGCATCAAGATCGATTAA
- a CDS encoding IclR family transcriptional regulator, which translates to MPPHTIEKDRQFANTLARGLELMQCFRAGEAALRCRDFVERTGLNKATVSRLLYTLVQQGYLRHDKILHRYRLGSSVLSMGYSLLAGMRARQVARPYMQALADEYNGTVALGIRDRLHMINVEACRRAESPMPRSDIGLPLPLLETAMGRAWLSHACARKRDEILNQLKVNEPRSYQRHHARIAEAQRDLLELGFCRNRGDWRPEHHSVGVPMAMPVNAEILVFNCGIMAEQAEDGVLEREIGPRLVTLVRSVERALGLR; encoded by the coding sequence ATGCCCCCGCACACCATTGAAAAAGACCGGCAGTTCGCCAATACGCTGGCGCGCGGGCTGGAGCTGATGCAATGCTTTCGCGCCGGAGAAGCGGCGCTTCGCTGCCGCGATTTCGTGGAGCGCACGGGCCTTAACAAAGCGACGGTTTCGCGCCTGCTCTACACACTCGTCCAGCAGGGCTACCTTCGGCACGACAAGATCCTCCACCGGTATCGCCTGGGGTCGTCGGTGCTGTCCATGGGCTACTCCCTGCTCGCCGGCATGCGTGCTCGCCAGGTGGCGCGTCCGTACATGCAGGCGCTGGCGGATGAGTACAACGGCACGGTCGCACTGGGCATACGTGACCGGCTCCACATGATCAACGTCGAGGCGTGCCGGCGCGCGGAAAGCCCCATGCCGCGCTCCGACATCGGCTTGCCGCTTCCGCTGCTGGAAACGGCGATGGGACGGGCCTGGCTGTCGCACGCCTGCGCCCGCAAGAGGGACGAAATTCTGAACCAACTGAAAGTCAACGAGCCGAGGTCATACCAAAGACACCATGCACGCATCGCAGAAGCGCAACGCGATTTGCTGGAACTGGGCTTTTGCCGCAACCGCGGCGACTGGCGCCCGGAGCACCACTCAGTGGGTGTGCCGATGGCCATGCCGGTGAATGCCGAAATCCTAGTGTTCAACTGCGGCATCATGGCGGAGCAGGCTGAGGACGGGGTGCTCGAACGCGAGATCGGACCGCGGCTGGTGACACTGGTGCGCAGCGTGGAGCGCGCGCTGGGCCTGCGATAA
- a CDS encoding helix-turn-helix domain-containing protein yields the protein MPHSSCFPAKVPRVRSTKKPARDYQFATSLVHGLDLLRCFTLAEQLLSNAELAHRTGLSKATITRLTYTLTLLGFLRFDTAMRRYRLGSASITVGYPLLVSLKVRQVARPLMHALATEMGGTVALGMRDRTQMVYLETCRARDLVDQLPDIGASIPMLQTAMGRAWLARAPSEQAATVQQALECDTPDIWRRYQAELDAARQDMAQFGYCFTRGDFHDGVHAVAVPLGVTVEDELLVFNCCVPGKALASRALEEALGRRLLALVAEVRHRLDAETTGMRDAPAHH from the coding sequence ATGCCCCATTCCTCTTGCTTCCCTGCAAAGGTGCCCAGAGTCCGCTCGACCAAGAAGCCGGCGCGGGACTACCAGTTTGCCACCTCACTGGTCCACGGCCTCGACCTGCTGCGCTGCTTCACACTGGCCGAGCAGTTGCTCAGCAATGCCGAGCTGGCGCACCGCACCGGCCTGTCGAAAGCGACCATCACGCGCTTGACGTACACGCTGACGCTGCTGGGCTTTCTGCGATTTGACACAGCGATGCGCAGGTACCGGCTGGGCTCGGCGTCCATCACCGTGGGCTATCCGCTGCTCGTCAGTTTGAAGGTTCGGCAGGTCGCCCGGCCGCTGATGCATGCGCTGGCGACCGAGATGGGTGGAACGGTCGCGCTGGGCATGCGCGACCGCACGCAGATGGTCTATCTGGAGACCTGCCGTGCACGCGACCTGGTGGATCAATTGCCCGACATTGGCGCCAGCATTCCCATGCTGCAGACGGCCATGGGCCGGGCCTGGCTGGCGCGCGCGCCAAGCGAGCAGGCTGCTACGGTGCAACAGGCGCTGGAATGCGATACGCCGGACATATGGCGCAGATACCAGGCCGAACTGGACGCGGCGCGCCAGGACATGGCGCAGTTTGGCTACTGCTTTACGCGAGGCGACTTCCATGACGGAGTCCATGCGGTGGCCGTGCCGCTCGGCGTCACCGTCGAAGACGAGTTGCTGGTTTTCAACTGCTGCGTCCCGGGAAAGGCCCTTGCCTCGCGGGCCCTGGAGGAGGCACTGGGACGGCGTCTGCTGGCCTTGGTCGCCGAGGTACGGCATCGGCTCGACGCCGAAACCACGGGAATGCGCGATGCCCCCGCACACCATTGA
- a CDS encoding acetate--CoA ligase family protein — translation MNARHPFKSDALQNDCALTTMFRPQSVAIIGASSALHKIGALPLTHLIRHGYGGKIYPINPKATEVQGLRAYPDIASIGAPVDMAIVAVPAAAAGAAIEEAARAGARSAVVFTSGYAEVGAEGVIAQERLAAIARQHNMAILGPNCLGFMNVREKLYATFSPAPFAGLVEAGNVGMVTQSGAFGAYAYSMARERGMGLSYWMSTGNQCSVDVAACIEWLANDPHTKVIMAYVEGCRDGEALKRALARAHELGKPVVVTKVGRTGSGAQAAASHTASLAGDDAVYDALFRQYGVIRALTIEDFFNFGYALSVAQRRPAGQRLGVLTVSGGVGALMADDAEDAGLVLPEMPAQAQRAIVERVPFAGPKNPVDITGQSSSEPDLLSFAADLMADSGNYDSLIVFLAASGMSETLWPQYRDSLMKTRKRFPDMLMAICTLIPAHQRKPLEEAGVLLFSDPTAAIRTLAAISRPVTHVQASIVAPLTAGLRTALQSTSHFTEAQALDLLKQAGFPVVAHAACSNANEAVAALERFGPPVVVKLLSPDVLHKSDVDGVRLSLGTSEGVRCAFDDVMASARQHCPDARIEGVLVAPMVKDGVECILGVHTDPVFGPVVMVGLGGILVEVLRDVSFRLAPFDHATALDMIDSLKGKDVLYGVRGRPACDVAALADALVRLSQFAYAAKDQLQSIDINPFLVLPQGQGGVAVDAVIEVGAHPQH, via the coding sequence ATGAACGCACGCCACCCTTTCAAAAGCGACGCATTGCAGAACGATTGCGCGCTGACCACGATGTTCCGCCCCCAGAGCGTTGCCATCATCGGCGCCTCGTCGGCCTTGCACAAGATCGGCGCCCTGCCCTTGACGCACCTGATCCGCCATGGCTACGGCGGCAAGATCTACCCAATCAACCCAAAAGCGACCGAGGTGCAGGGCCTGCGTGCCTATCCGGACATCGCGAGCATCGGTGCGCCCGTGGACATGGCCATCGTGGCGGTACCGGCCGCCGCCGCCGGCGCGGCGATCGAGGAAGCCGCCCGCGCCGGGGCCCGCAGCGCGGTGGTGTTCACGTCCGGCTACGCCGAAGTCGGCGCGGAAGGCGTCATCGCCCAGGAGCGCCTGGCGGCCATTGCGCGCCAGCACAACATGGCCATCCTGGGCCCGAATTGCCTGGGCTTCATGAACGTGCGCGAAAAGCTGTACGCGACCTTTTCACCCGCCCCCTTTGCCGGACTGGTCGAGGCCGGCAACGTGGGCATGGTGACGCAAAGCGGTGCCTTTGGTGCCTATGCCTACAGCATGGCCCGCGAGCGTGGCATGGGACTCTCGTATTGGATGAGTACGGGCAACCAGTGCAGCGTGGACGTGGCCGCCTGCATCGAATGGCTGGCCAACGATCCCCACACCAAAGTCATCATGGCCTACGTGGAAGGCTGCCGTGACGGTGAGGCACTCAAGCGGGCCCTGGCCCGCGCGCACGAACTGGGAAAACCGGTGGTAGTCACCAAGGTCGGGCGCACCGGCTCGGGGGCCCAGGCGGCGGCCTCGCACACGGCGTCGCTGGCGGGTGACGACGCCGTCTATGACGCCTTGTTCCGCCAATACGGGGTGATCCGCGCCCTGACGATTGAAGACTTCTTTAACTTCGGCTATGCCCTGAGCGTGGCCCAGCGGCGCCCCGCAGGCCAGCGCCTGGGCGTACTCACGGTGTCCGGCGGGGTCGGCGCGCTGATGGCGGACGACGCGGAAGACGCGGGACTGGTGCTGCCCGAAATGCCGGCTCAAGCGCAGCGTGCCATCGTGGAGCGCGTGCCTTTTGCCGGCCCCAAGAACCCGGTGGACATCACCGGCCAGTCGTCTTCCGAGCCCGACCTGCTGAGCTTCGCCGCCGACCTGATGGCCGACAGCGGCAATTACGACAGCCTGATCGTTTTCCTGGCCGCATCCGGCATGTCCGAAACGCTGTGGCCCCAGTACCGCGACAGCCTGATGAAAACGCGTAAGCGCTTTCCCGACATGCTGATGGCGATCTGCACGCTGATACCCGCGCACCAGCGCAAGCCGTTGGAAGAGGCTGGCGTGCTGCTGTTCAGTGACCCCACGGCAGCGATCCGAACCTTGGCGGCCATCTCCCGCCCCGTCACCCACGTCCAAGCCAGCATCGTGGCGCCACTGACCGCGGGCCTGCGCACGGCATTGCAAAGCACGTCCCATTTCACCGAAGCGCAGGCGCTGGACCTGCTGAAACAGGCGGGCTTCCCCGTGGTCGCCCATGCAGCATGCTCGAATGCTAACGAAGCCGTGGCGGCGTTAGAGCGCTTTGGCCCACCGGTGGTGGTCAAGCTGCTGTCGCCGGACGTACTGCACAAGAGCGACGTTGACGGTGTCCGGCTCAGTCTCGGCACCTCGGAAGGCGTTCGCTGCGCCTTCGACGATGTCATGGCCTCGGCGCGCCAGCATTGTCCCGATGCGCGCATCGAAGGCGTGCTGGTGGCTCCCATGGTCAAGGACGGCGTCGAATGCATTTTGGGCGTGCACACCGATCCGGTGTTCGGCCCCGTGGTGATGGTGGGGCTGGGTGGAATACTGGTGGAAGTGCTGCGCGACGTCAGCTTCCGGCTGGCCCCATTCGACCATGCGACCGCTCTCGACATGATCGACTCGCTCAAGGGAAAAGACGTGCTGTACGGCGTGCGTGGCCGACCGGCATGCGATGTAGCGGCGTTGGCCGATGCGCTGGTGCGACTGTCGCAGTTCGCCTACGCGGCCAAGGACCAACTGCAGTCCATTGACATCAACCCCTTCCTGGTGCTGCCGCAAGGCCAGGGCGGCGTCGCCGTGGATGCCGTTATCGAGGTCGGTGCACACCCGCAACATTAA
- a CDS encoding tripartite tricarboxylate transporter substrate binding protein, with product MTIQLQRRAVLAAIALVATTAGTSFPTIAADFPDRPLRLVVPYPAGGGADTLGRVLAKQLSESLKQAVVVENVIGAAGTMAASSVARARGDGYTLMLSNTATHAIAPALYPQLPYDPVKDFVPLVHIASFGNAIAVHPSLPVHNVKELIAWSKKTSNGGSYGSWGIGSAGHLAMEMLQGESGTKMLHIPYKGALLALNDTIAGQLPLTMVDVTTITPFYKTGKVRVIAVTGSKRAPSMPDVPTLTEQGITFDTDSWYAVFAPPQTPRPVQEKLRAALAKLVVDQEIQKTLASLGLNPSTLNVDEFAVMQRKDVATWARLAKLSGAKLE from the coding sequence ATGACGATTCAATTGCAACGACGCGCAGTTTTGGCTGCCATCGCGCTGGTCGCGACCACGGCAGGAACTTCGTTTCCAACCATTGCTGCCGATTTCCCCGATCGCCCGCTACGCCTCGTCGTACCCTACCCTGCTGGTGGTGGCGCCGACACCCTGGGTCGTGTACTCGCCAAGCAGCTTTCCGAATCACTCAAGCAAGCGGTCGTGGTGGAAAACGTCATCGGTGCGGCTGGCACCATGGCTGCGAGCAGCGTGGCCCGGGCGCGGGGCGATGGCTACACCCTGATGCTAAGCAACACCGCCACCCATGCCATTGCTCCTGCCTTGTATCCACAGTTGCCCTACGACCCGGTCAAAGACTTTGTGCCACTGGTGCATATTGCGAGCTTCGGCAACGCCATCGCCGTCCACCCGTCGCTGCCCGTCCACAACGTCAAGGAGTTGATTGCCTGGAGCAAGAAGACCTCCAACGGAGGCTCGTACGGTAGCTGGGGCATAGGCTCGGCGGGACACCTGGCCATGGAAATGCTCCAGGGCGAGAGTGGCACCAAGATGCTCCACATCCCGTACAAGGGGGCGTTACTGGCACTCAACGACACCATCGCCGGCCAGTTGCCGCTGACGATGGTCGATGTGACGACGATTACTCCGTTTTACAAGACGGGCAAGGTACGGGTGATCGCCGTGACCGGCTCCAAGCGAGCACCCAGCATGCCCGATGTGCCCACGCTGACCGAACAGGGCATCACTTTCGACACCGACAGCTGGTATGCCGTTTTCGCTCCGCCCCAGACGCCGCGTCCGGTACAGGAAAAACTGCGGGCAGCACTGGCCAAGCTCGTCGTGGACCAGGAAATCCAGAAAACGCTGGCCAGTCTCGGTTTGAACCCTTCAACGCTCAACGTCGATGAATTCGCCGTGATGCAGCGCAAGGACGTGGCCACCTGGGCACGGCTTGCCAAACTCTCCGGCGCGAAGCTGGAGTAA
- a CDS encoding acyl-CoA dehydrogenase family protein, with protein MGLKFSPADEAFRQGVRTFVRTHLPDRIRDKVAAHRPLDREDYLDWHRLLAAKGWVAPGWPVEYGGTGWTPVQTYIYEEELDLANAPRVPAFGPRMVAPVITAFGTEAQKSRFLPRILSGEDWWCQGYSEPGAGSDLAGLKTRAEVRDDGFVVNGQKTWTTLAQHANMIFCLVRTDGSAIKQKGISFLLIDMATPGITVRPIITLDGEHEVNEIFFENVFVPRENLVGEVNEGWTYAKYLLSHERFGIAQIGRSKRELTLLKRIVRGQLGGMFTSARAARLNERIAELEIDLLALEYTNLRLVSEAQAGGEVGARPSILKIKGSELAQGISELLVEAIGPRSLSYVDPHVATQTALDAELREASAITRQYLNWRKLSIFGGSNEIQKNILSKVALGL; from the coding sequence ATGGGTTTGAAGTTCAGTCCGGCCGACGAGGCCTTCCGGCAGGGCGTACGCACTTTTGTGCGCACACATCTTCCCGACCGCATCCGCGACAAGGTCGCTGCTCACCGTCCATTGGATAGGGAAGACTATCTGGACTGGCATCGCCTTCTGGCGGCCAAGGGATGGGTGGCCCCTGGCTGGCCGGTGGAGTATGGCGGTACCGGATGGACACCGGTGCAGACCTATATCTACGAAGAGGAGCTGGATCTGGCCAATGCCCCGCGTGTGCCGGCCTTCGGCCCACGGATGGTGGCGCCGGTGATTACGGCGTTTGGCACAGAAGCTCAGAAAAGCCGGTTTCTGCCGCGCATTCTCAGCGGCGAGGACTGGTGGTGCCAGGGCTACTCCGAGCCTGGTGCAGGCTCGGACCTAGCCGGGTTGAAGACCCGCGCTGAAGTGCGCGATGACGGCTTCGTCGTGAACGGCCAGAAGACCTGGACCACGCTGGCGCAGCACGCCAATATGATTTTTTGCCTGGTGCGCACCGATGGCAGCGCCATCAAGCAAAAAGGCATTTCCTTTCTGCTGATCGACATGGCGACGCCCGGCATCACGGTGCGGCCCATCATCACCCTGGACGGTGAGCACGAGGTCAACGAGATCTTTTTTGAAAACGTGTTCGTGCCGCGTGAGAACCTTGTGGGCGAAGTGAATGAGGGCTGGACCTACGCGAAGTACCTGCTGAGCCACGAGCGCTTCGGTATCGCCCAGATCGGCCGCTCCAAGCGTGAGCTGACCCTGCTCAAGCGCATCGTGCGCGGCCAGCTCGGTGGCATGTTCACATCGGCCCGCGCTGCGCGGTTGAATGAACGCATCGCGGAACTGGAGATCGACCTGCTGGCGCTGGAGTACACCAATCTGCGACTGGTCAGCGAGGCCCAGGCCGGCGGCGAGGTGGGCGCGCGGCCGTCAATCCTGAAAATCAAGGGCAGCGAACTGGCACAGGGCATCAGCGAGCTTCTGGTCGAGGCCATAGGGCCGCGCAGCCTGTCTTATGTCGACCCCCATGTCGCGACCCAGACAGCGCTGGATGCCGAGCTGCGCGAGGCGTCGGCCATCACGCGCCAGTACCTCAACTGGCGCAAGTTATCGATCTTCGGCGGCAGCAACGAGATCCAGAAAAACATCCTGTCCAAGGTCGCCCTTGGGCTGTAG